Below is a genomic region from Methanosphaera sp. ISO3-F5.
TATTTCGTTTATTGCATGTATTGGTATTGTTTTATCTACTTCTTTGTTAGTGTATTTGAGTGTGTTATCTTTTCTGTATAGTATACCATTTGAGTTTATATTTAATGGTTGTTTAATAGTATCACCTTCTCATATCATGCATAATTCATAGTATGTGCATTTTTTACAATATGGTTTATTGATTGGTTTGGGTGGCTTTTTTTGTTTTGCTATTTCTATTATGTCCTGTGTTATTTCATTTAATTCGTTTATTATTTCATTATTTAGTTCAATTAATTTTTTCTTTTTTTCTTTAGGGTATACTAGGTATCCTTTGGCGTTTATGTTTGATTTTTTTAAAGTCCATAGATAGAAATATAATTGGTAACTTCCACCAATAGTTAATTTTGATGATTTTTTAATTTCATATATTTCTATTTCGTTTTTATTCTTCACAAAGTCGAATACTAGGTTTTCTAGGCGTATCTCTTTCTTTTCTCGTTTGTAACTATTTTCATGTATTAATTTTCCTATTTCTATGTCATCATTGTCGTAGTTCATATTTATTTGATTTATATAAAACCATAATTCTCTTTTACATACTTTAAAGTATTGTACCATTACTCCAGTAATTTCTGATTCTTTTAGTATCATGTTAATCATATTATAAATGCGTCTTCATCATCTAATGGTATGAAACCTATTTGTTCATCATATTTTCGTTCAATATCCTGTCTGTCAATATGACCAATATTATATTCTATTGGTGTTGTACCTAATTTTTTAACATCAATTGATATAATATATTTTCTAAATTCTGATTTTATCTTCTTAAATTCATATCGCTTTTCAATTACTGATGTTTCTGATGAGTATATTTCTGTATATTTATTCCAAATTTCATGTGAGTAATCATTTAAGTCTATGAACACGTCCTGTTTTTCAACATTTTCTTCAATTAACTTGAATTCATTTGTTATATTGGATATTTCTAGTTTTGATAATTTTTTAATTATATCTTTTGAAGAATCTTTTGAGATTTTTTCTAATATTTTATCATAATATTTGTCAATTATTGTTCCAAAATCTTTTTCACTTATTGTTTCTAAGTCTTTAATCAGTTCATATGTTACTTCTCTTGAAATTGAATCATAGATATATTTATTGTATTCTTTTTTATCATCGGCTAGTCTTATAATGTTTACTGTTCCTTTATCTTTTTGTTGGTTTCTGTTACATCTACCAGCAGTTTGTACTATGCTGTCTATAGGTGCAAAATCTCTGTATATTATATCTACATCTATGTCTACACCTGCTTCAATTAATTGTGTGGTTACAATAATTTTCCTATTTTCAGATTTTTTAATATTTGATATACGTTTTTTTCTTTCAATTGGAATGATATTAGTTGATAAGTAATATAATATATTATCCTCTAAGTAATTTGATAAGTATTTGTAAATATCAATAGAATTTTGAATAGTATTTACAACTATCATAATATCCTTATTGGTAGATAATATTTCATCAAGAATAAACTCATTAAATTCAATAACACTTTGCTTTTCTAGACAAAACTTATAATTAACCCTATCAAATTTATTAAAATAATATTCTTTATTCTCAACCAAAGGAATCATTTCAGACTCACTGAAAATAGCAGGTTGTGTAGCTGTCATAAATATAATCCAGAAATTATATCTTTCAACCATATATTTAAGTAACACATTAACTAACTTCCAATACTTGGGAGGAATGGACTGTACCTCATCAAGAATAACAATAGAATTACTTAAATTATGCAACTTTTTCAATGACCTATTCTTATTACTAATAATAGTATAAAAAAACTGATAAAAAGTAGTGATAATTATCTCAGAATACCATGATTCAATTAACATCTCAGCATTATCAATCTCTAATTCCTGATTATCACTTGTTTTATAATAAATCTCTGACATAGAATTATGCTTAATAAAAACATCTTGACTATCAAAACCATTATCTGATAAAATATCTTTAATAACTTCCTCATTCTGATCAATAATGCTTAAAAAAGGTAACGAGTAAATAATACGTGGCATAAAATTCAATTCATTTGTTATTCTATCTCTTAATTTCAAGGCAAAGGAGAATGCATTCATAGTTTTTCCAGAACCAGTAGGAAGTGAAATAGAATATAATTTATTATCCAGGTCTAAAGAATCTATTATACTATTTAACTCTTGAAAAGCTTCCTCACGAACAAAATTAATACCCTCCGAATTAAACTTTTTATCAATTTTATATTTGTCAACAACATTCTTATCAATAGGTATTCTATTATAAGTACTTGTATGTGAAGCATCTAACTTATCAGAATCAATTAAAACAGAAAATAACAAAATATAATCCAAATAATTGTCTAGCAAATCTTCTCTTTTGAATTTAAATAAATCTTTTTTAAGATCTTCTTTAACCTCATTAATATTGGATAAGAAATAATTAACATCAATATCATATTGTGAGTAAAATGCAGTAAATGAATCTAAATTTCGACTCAAAAGATCATTTACTTGTACATCCACATTATCCATGTTTTTCTTAAAATGATTATGTTCATCAAAAATATTCTTTAAATTACCATGATGATTTTTAACAACCAAATAACCTAAAACTGGAAAATTCACATAGTTACTGTTTCCTTTTCTTTTAATAACATAATAACAGAATATGGCAGATAAAAAACCATGATATGCATTAGGAGAATGATTCCTGTTAAATAAATGATCTTGAAAAAAACTAGTGGCCTTAGCAAAATCATGAGTTAAGCCAATAAAAAAAGAAATATCAGAATATAACTTATTATCAGTTATATTCATATTCTCAAAAATCTTACGAGAATTATTAGCTACATTTAAAAGATGATCAGTTAACAATATATTTGGATGAGAATAAATCTCCTCAGAATAACATGACATTATCATCACCAATCTTATAATATGTACAAGAATCTACAAGAATAGATTTAGCATTACTTTCATAAAAGTATTCAATAAATAACTTAACGGAACGATCATTATTCATAAATCCTGGAGATTTCACAACACCATATTTTTTATCATGCTCAATATGAATATTAACATTATTCTTGACAAGAACAGAATCAATTTGAACATTCTCTCCAACAATCTCTTCAACATTGTAAAGTCCATCACCAACTACCTCAAAATTACATAAACATTCAGTAATTCCAAGATATGGAGTATAAACACTTTTATGATTCCTTATGAATGAATATAATTTATTCATTAATTCCTTATCATCTAAACTAACATATAACCTATACTTCACATCTTTTAAAAATTCAGCAGGCACTTGTGTTCTTTTACCATTAGATTTAATTTTAAATAAATGCATACTTTCTTTTGTATTAACATAATTTAAATTTAATCTAGTTTTCTTAATAGGATTAACAATTTTAATACCAATCTTACTATTTTCTTCATTAAATAATTCATGATAACTATCACGAGGATAACCTAATATTCCCGCAATAAATCCAGCAATTGTAGTTCGACTAGGGAATGGATATGAAATAGTGGAAGTAGTAGTGTAACCTCTTCTAAAATATGCATAATCACCCCACACATCAAAAACCACTACATCTTTTGTCATAAAAAAATCCCTCATAAACTAAGTTCTTCAACATCAATACCATAAGATTTAATCTTATCAACTAATGAACTATTATCATTATCATCAAAGGATACATTTTCATCAATCTTATAATAAATCTTGTTAATTTTATCCTTAGATTTCTCTAAATTATCTAATAAATTTTTTACATCTATTTTAACATCAGCTATTTTTCTGATTTCCTTATCATTATCCAATTCATGAGTAATACTTATCTTATTATTTAGATCTCCAATGAAATAATAATCCTCAGAATATTCGATTTGTAATAATAATCTAGGAGTTTGACCGAATTTAGAACGTGTAATTAAATTCTTAGTACCATTCCACATAGCATCTAACAATTTATCAACATCTTCCTCTTTTAAATGAGTATCCTCTGCAGCAACCTCATTAATCACACCATAAAAAGCAATTAAAGAATACGGTAAAACATATTCTTCACGGAAAGTTTTCTGTGATTTGTTATCACCTGATGCAAATGCCCCCGTACCTTTAATATGGGTTAATTCAACTTTATGTAATGATCGACCCATTCTAAATTGTACTGGTCCTGTATATACTAAGGAACTTGTTTGTTTTTTTGTTTTTCCTTTGATTTTAAGTTCTAATGGTATAGTAGCTCCAAATAAACGAACATCAATGGAAGTAGATAATAAATTTTTACTTAATTCATTTTTTGCTAATTCCATAGAATCATATTCATTTTTTGATAAATAATCCATTGCTCTCATTTTTGCATCTTGAATTCCTTCACCAGAACTGGATGCTTTTTCTTTAACAAATATGTCATCATCGTATTTTTGATCAATATAATCACGAATAGTTCTTTTTAATCGTACATCAGTAACAATATTTGTTTCAGTTTCTTCATCAATTCTTGGTTTGTTCTCATCTAATGGATCACCATTAGGGTTTGCATCATTTAAATCATATAAAAATAATAATTCACTTCTATTCATTTGCATCAACCTCTTTTTTATTTAATTGTATTTTATTTCCAATAGTAAAACCTAAAACAAAATAATAACTTGTTTCATCTTTATTTAACTTCCAATTATCCTCAGATTTTAATAAATTATATGTTAATTCTTCTTCAATACTTGGATAAGCTTTATCATATTCTCTGAGTTTATTCACAGCCATAGTATAAACTTTCTGGACACGTTCATAATTTAAATTTAACTCCCATAACTTTTTAATAAAAGGAGTAGAACTAATTTCATTATACTGAATATTAGTAACCTTCTTTGTTAAAACACCTAATAAGAAACAAGCCTTCTTACTAGGATTATTTATCATATCTAAAATATTTTCACTATCTATATTATCTAATGACATTTTCTCATCTCCATAAAATAACTCTAATTTGTCAAACAGTAATAACAGCATTAATGATTTATAAACATTAATTTTCATAGAAAAATTTTGAGTGTCATAGTTACGCCAATTACTTCTAATCAGATGCATCATCTTGGATAATAAAAAATCATAATTAATATGTTGTTGTCCCATAATGCTAACAACTAAATCAAGATAATACTTATTTGCAGTATCATATGGGAAAAAATCTCTCAACAATGCTAAATACCAATTATTCTTATTAAATCCAAACTTTGAGTTATCAGAAAGATAATCAATAAAATTATTGGATACAACTTTTTCACCAAGATTCTCTTTTAAAGCATACTCACTAAAAATTGGTAATTTTTTAACAAACTCTTGTTGATCATATAACTCTCTGAGCCATGATGGAAGAACACTTTCAACATAACCTAAAATATTGAATGAATTATTTGAAGATTCAAAATACAAGTATTTAAACTCAACATAATCATCTAAATCTTTAATAATGTCCTGGAAATCATCTTCCTCACTAACTAAATCTTCACTATGACGTTTAGTCTCATATTCTCTAAAACTATAATCTAATTCGCTGAAAACTTCTTTCTGATTAAAAAATATTTTAGGAATAATATAATAATTAAGTCTATACTCACTAAATTTCAAATATTTATCAACATACTTCTTTCCAGCTTCTAACGTTAAAGCACAATCAGAACAAATGCTGGATTGTTTCCATTGATTTTGAACATTAAACTCAGGAACATTACCTGGTTTATCTCCAGTACCAAAAGTTAATTTAATAGCACTAGGAACAAGTCCATAAACCTCTTTTTCTTCATCACAAAGATAACATTTAGACACACCAATACTCTTCTTAGAACCTAATTTATAGTACTTATCAGTAGCCTTAGAAAACAATATTTCTTTAAATATATCATACTCATTAATATAAGAATACTCATCATCCACAATGAAACGTATAGTTAATATAACATTACGTTTATTTTCAGTTTCCAAAGAAGAATAAATTCTATTAACTTCAGATAATATAAAATCACTATTATCAACCAATTCATTATAAACATTCTCAATTAAAGAATCTTCCTGATAATCATTAAACCACTTAATAAACTTATTATTAAATGTCTTTTCAACTTCTGTGATTAAAGCAGTAGGAGTAATATTAGTACCCCTGGAAGAACCCTTTTTATAAAAATAATTATAAGACTTATCTTCATCAAAAGATTCTAAAGAAACTTTATCAAAGCGAATATTCTCATTTTCTTTAATTAAATCAACAAAAAGCACTGATTTAGAATATTTTTTCAAATCGTTAGAATCTAAAAGAACACTAATCTTATCAATATTGTCCTTTTCAATCCAATATTTACCAATTTCATACATACTATTCAACACAAATTTCACCTCCTATTGTTAACAAAACCAAATCCTAATGAATTTTTCTCACCAAGACCACAATCAAACAAGAAATTATAAAATTTCCTATTCTCTTGGTTTATTTCAACTTCAAATAAATTCCATAAACTACCTATAATTATAAACTTATTATGATGAATCTGCATCCTAACAGAAACTTCTCGATTAAACTCAAAAGAAGAAAATAAACTATCATTTAATACAAATTCATCATCATAATATGCATTAAACTTTTTAACAGCATTATCACTTAAACGATCAAAAAAGAAATTAAAATCCATATTTGACTTAAAAGAGTAATATCTGTTATCAAGATTATTCTCATATAAGACTATAGGAGTTCCTGAAATAATTTGCCGTTTCATTTTACTATTTTTTAATATATTGACAGAAACAATTTCCATAAAAAACTTATTCAACCGAAATACTTCCATACCTGAAATAATATGATATAACAATTTAATAAAAGCACTACTCGGTGAAGAAATAATCAACTGCTTCTTTTCACCTAACTTAAAATCGCCAAGAGGAAATATATTAGAAAATGTGAAAAATTTAAACCCTTTAAGGTCATGATAATCACCAAACTCTGTATCCTTAATCAAAGAATAGATAAACCCTTGAATATCATATTTACCTATTATAAAGTAATCTTCATTACACAACGGATTAAACTTAATTAACAATCTCATAAATACACCTCTAATATTTTTCATGGAAAATATTTTCTTAAATACAAATTTATTAAAATCACTATATAAAGATATCTATTTTATAGATATTAAAAATATAGATTCCACTTCAAAAAATTTATACACAAACAAAAACAAATACAATATAAATAGACTACAATAGTATGGAAACTAGATTTTAAACATATAATCAATTTAAAATAGACTACAATAGTATACACATAGTATAATAAAATACTTTAATACATAAATATTTTCCATAAAATCAATAATTTTAATAACACATTATAAAATTAATACTTAATAATATATAAGTATTACTATATGTGATTACATATTAAATTATTAAATAACCTGATTCAAAAAAAAATTTGAAGATATACTGCAATAATTTTCTTTCTTTATTATTATGAATTAACAACTTTTCTATAATAAGATAATTCATCAATTTTAATCATTTCTAATATATAAATCAATTGTTAACAATATATTACTCAGTCTTTGAAAAAAGTCAGATTTTTAGGAAGTATAATATTATTTTCAACTTTTTAATTAGGTGTGTTGAATTTTAAAATATCTATGTATCCCACTAAAAAAACTATATTATATTCTTTATTATCAATTTAATCTAATTTTACAATAATCCTAACAAATCATTATCTTTAATGAGAAAAGAAATAATGATCGTATTTTAAGAACGTTTTATTATTAGTTTTCATAAATTATGTACTATAACTATTATGAATCGTAAAAACCAAACACTAATAAAAATTGAAAATTATACATTATAAAGGTTTAGGGTTCTAGAAATATTTACTTTCAGAAAGCATTTGGAAGTCGTTTTTTGTATCAACACAGTAATGTATGATTAGGCCAGATAATAGTACAATTAATGAAGTGGCTTTATGCATGGATTCAAATGTATATTTGTGTAAATGTTTAAAACCTAATCCTTCTTTGATGAATTTGAAATAATCTTCAATTATGCTACGTTTATACTTTATTACTTTTCTATTTGGTAAATTAGCCATTAATTCGTTCACTAACTTTTTATATTCTCTTTTTAATTTATTTGTATTTCTTTTATTGTAAAAATAGTCTAATGGATAACTTAATATTGAATTCATTTTTTTCATGTTGGGCTTTCCTTTAACTAGAATCAATGGTATTATTTTATAGGTTTTTAATGCTATTTAGTAATTGTAATATGAGTAATAACCTCTATCAAATAGTATTTTATCTCCAGTACTGATTAATTTTCTTCTTTTTAATTCTTTTAGTATTAATGGTACCATTTTTGTATTATGAGGTGAACCACGGCACTGTTCAGAATCTATGGGGATGTTGGTTTTTTGGGATTGTTTTTGAAGAAGTTGTTGATGGGTTTTTTGTTTTGTAGTACGTTTCTGTGGATCCATCGTATTCTTGCACTTTTTAGTTTTATTTTTAGTCCCCGTATTGTTCTGTATCGTCTTTTTAGTTGACGGGGTAATGTTGTTTTGAAGTATAATTCTATCATATTGTTAGTTTTTGGTATTACTTCGTTGTTTAGGTATTGTGTTAGTTCGTTGAAGTTATTTTTAATTCTTTTAACGCTAGTTGCTACTGAATCAGGTAAAAACTGTATATTGTTGGTTAAGTGTGATAGGCGTCCTTTTGCTAGTTTTATGTTTTCTGCTTTGAATATATTGGATATTCTTTCAAGGCAGTTGTTTAGTTCTTTGATTTGTTTTTTGTTGTGTTTTATTTGTTTTTTTATGTTTTTGATTTCTTTTTCTAGTTTTTTGATGTCATCGTGTAGTTTTTTCTGTTTTTTATCTGTTATTGGTCCCATGTGTGGTTTGTATTTTTCTAGTTTTTTATGTATTTTTTCGTTGATTTCTTCTAATTTATGGTATTTAGTCTTGTTTTTACGTTTGATTCTTCGGATAACTGGGTATACTTCCATTCCTACGTTGTACATCATGTGGAACACGCATCTTTGTTGTATCATCTTAAATTCTTCTATTATAGTAGGATAAGCTGAATATCCTTCGGTTATCATTATTTCATGTGGTATATCGTCCAGTATTTGGTGGAAATATTTTTCAATAATTTCGGTGTCAAATAGTGTTGCATATTCCAGAAAATCTTCATAAGGATATTGGGTATTTGCATCAATAATCATTAACCGTGACATATATTCTCCATTTTGAGATGGAAATTGCTCATCATAGTGATATGTGCCACTATCTTTAAGATTTTCTGTTTCTACTTGATGTTCTACTTGTTTTTCTTTTTCTTCAAGGTATGAATCTGCAGTATTCTTTTCATGATAAAAAACCGTAGATTTAGGTAAATGTATATCAAAAAGTGCTTCAAACAATTCAGACTTCTTGTCATATGATTCTTCACCAATCTCTGATAATTTAACACCCCACTCTTTAACAGTAGAAGTATAAACAGAATAATTATCAATAAATTCATTAAAATTAGTTACAATACGATTACCACATTCTGGACAAGAATAATCCTTAACACTAACATTTATACCATTAGGTTTACGAGTATGATAACCATTAGAATGTAATTTACAACCACATTCACTACATACTTCCTCAGTAAGAACATAAGTAACCTTAAAATCAAGTAAACCCATCATTTTAAAGATTAATAAAAAATCAGGAGATAAACAATCAGGAAAAATAATTTCATCATTATCACCAGAAACGATATCTTTAAGACAAGTTAAATCTAATATATTATTGGTAAGAGTTTTATTCGACTTCATAATAATATATATTACTCTTACCACTATTTATAGACTTATATGAACTTAAAATTAAGAATACAAAACAGAACAAAATCCATACAAATAACCAAGTTGATAAATACCAAATATTAACTAAAACAGTACATATAAAACAGTACAAAAAATAAAACAAATAATCACCAATTTAAATAAATATATAAGAACATAACTACTTTTAATTAAATAACAACACTCATTTAATCAACAAAAAATAAAACTAATTTATTCTATTAAAAATTTTAAGAAAATAAGAAAAATTCATCCCCCTGAATATTAGATAGTGCCAGTAGCCACCCTTAAAATATTATTAGTACGACATTCACGAGCAATATCCGAAATTTTATACAATCCAATACTAAAACAGTACATAAAGATAATTAATATAATCTCTCTAGGGATAAGCCCTATTTCCAACCTTGGAATTAAATTTACTATTTAATTCAAAAATTAAATCACGAATACACTCATCATTTAAATAATCAATATAAGTTATCAACTTATAAGCATCTTTACCATACTGTTTCAATTTATCTTTAATTATATCATAATTAAACCCTTTTACATCCATAATAGCCATAATAAACAATCCTTATACTATTAATTATATTTATCAACCCATTATAAAAAGACATAAAAGCCATGAAAAACTCTAATAAAAAACAACCAATACATAATTTTTATAATAAGAGAATATATAATAACAATATATAAAATAAACTATAAATAACTAATCATATTAAAAAATAAGTAAAAACAAACTTAATAAAACTAAAATAAGCTTAAATAATTAAAAATATCAATAACTAATTAAATTTATACAATTATTTCCTCATTTGAATGATATAAACAAAAAAAAGCTTCAGCATGAAAATTACACTAAAAATAAATCCCAGAAAAAAACCAATAAAAACAATTATTATAAAAAAAATAAATAATTATAATAGAATACAAACTAAATAAAGAAAAATAAATCAATAATATCCTATATTTCCTAATAGTTAATCGTAAATTTTAATTAAAAGTATTTAAAACCAGATAATAACATGAAAAAAATAGACTTGTTTTAAAGAATATAAAGTTAAATTAATCATAAATAGGACATAAAATCAGAAAATAATGAATATTAAAAAGAATCAGAAAAATGGAAAATACCCTTAGAAAAATAGGAATTTATATTAATATTCATTTATATTTTTAATTATATGAAAATCAGTGATTTATTTTTTTTAATAAAAATCTTCAATATAATAAAAATCATCTCCATCCCATTTTTCTTCGAAATCATCATGTTCTATATCGGCATATATTGTTTTTCCGATTGGATTTCCATTAGTTTGTCGCATAATTTCTCTCCAATCATATTCATCTAATTTAATTATATAATTTTTACCTTTTGGAATCAAAGTTCCAATATATCCGAAACCTACACGGTTTGCTATATTTTGATTATTTTCAAGAACCATATTTTCTATAACAATTTTTTGATAACCCGTATTTGAGTTTTTAGTAATTGAACTTGAAGTTGATGGATTTCTTGTTGATAGGTAATTTGAAGAAGTAGATTCTGATTTAACTTGGATATCAGATGTACTATTTTCATGGTCTGAAGAACCACCTCCACCTATAATTACAACTATAATTAACAGAATACAACAGCATGCACCCACACATATTGCATCTTCATCAGCCAAATAGTTCCCTCCTTTATTTTATTATTAAATATATTAAAAATAATTATTTAAATAAAGTTTGTCTATAATTAATTATATATTTATCTAATAATCAATATTATGAAATTTAAAAAAATAAAAATGAAATTAAATTATATATTTTTAGAAAAGTTTAATTATTTATTAAAACAAACTATTTTTATAAAAATTGTGGTGGTTAACTATGAATAAAAAATATTTGATAATTTTAGTATCATTTTTAGTACTATTTTCTATTTCTAGTGTTAATGCATCGGAAAAAATATCAGCTACACCAAATGATTACTTTACTTATTATGGTTATGATCAACCTGCTGCTGAAACACATTCATTTGCAATAGAAGTTGATAGTAATGTATATTATATTAGTGATACTATAGCTAACAAACTAGCATTATATAGTTCAAACTTCAGAGAGATATATAATGAAGTAAATGGTAAAAATATCCGAGGTAACCATCAATTTGAAAATGATAAATATTTTGATTTTGAATATATTTCTGGTCAACAAGTAGGATTTAACCGTGATGCTAAAGTAATTACAAATATATATGATTCTAATGGTAATGAACTTATTTAAAAAAGGTATATTTAAATAAGTTTGTTAAATTTTATGAAGAAATAAACAATAATTAAATATTTTAAATCTTTTTTCTTTTATTTTATTTCATATTTAAATATCGTTTAAATATAATTATTCTAAAAAATATTTTATATTTAAACTTATTTTATGTAAAATTAAGAAAAAATAGTGCATTTATAATTTAAAGTAGTAAATGATATATTATTAATTTTACTTTTTCAGAGAAAGTTTAAGTAATATTAAAATATAATCGTACTAATAAGTCTTAAAAAAAGTTACTTTTTAAATTTAATATTTAAATGTTAAATACTTAATATTAAAATAGACTTATGTGGATTTAAAAATTATTGAGATGATTTTATGAAAAAGAGTTATATTTTATGTTTATCTTTATTGTTCTTATCATTATTAGGTACATGTTCTGCAATAAATGTAAACCTTAATGAGGGTTCTATAGTAGAAATTCCAAATGAGTATGAAATATCCTATGGAAATGATGGGTCCGTAAATATTTTTAATAGACCTTATTGTATAATTATTATGGATGAATCCGAATTATTATCCAATGAAAA
It encodes:
- the cas4 gene encoding CRISPR-associated protein Cas4, with protein sequence MINMILKESEITGVMVQYFKVCKRELWFYINQINMNYDNDDIEIGKLIHENSYKREKKEIRLENLVFDFVKNKNEIEIYEIKKSSKLTIGGSYQLYFYLWTLKKSNINAKGYLVYPKEKKKKLIELNNEIINELNEITQDIIEIAKQKKPPKPINKPYCKKCTYYELCMI
- the cas3 gene encoding CRISPR-associated helicase Cas3' gives rise to the protein MSCYSEEIYSHPNILLTDHLLNVANNSRKIFENMNITDNKLYSDISFFIGLTHDFAKATSFFQDHLFNRNHSPNAYHGFLSAIFCYYVIKRKGNSNYVNFPVLGYLVVKNHHGNLKNIFDEHNHFKKNMDNVDVQVNDLLSRNLDSFTAFYSQYDIDVNYFLSNINEVKEDLKKDLFKFKREDLLDNYLDYILLFSVLIDSDKLDASHTSTYNRIPIDKNVVDKYKIDKKFNSEGINFVREEAFQELNSIIDSLDLDNKLYSISLPTGSGKTMNAFSFALKLRDRITNELNFMPRIIYSLPFLSIIDQNEEVIKDILSDNGFDSQDVFIKHNSMSEIYYKTSDNQELEIDNAEMLIESWYSEIIITTFYQFFYTIISNKNRSLKKLHNLSNSIVILDEVQSIPPKYWKLVNVLLKYMVERYNFWIIFMTATQPAIFSESEMIPLVENKEYYFNKFDRVNYKFCLEKQSVIEFNEFILDEILSTNKDIMIVVNTIQNSIDIYKYLSNYLEDNILYYLSTNIIPIERKKRISNIKKSENRKIIVTTQLIEAGVDIDVDIIYRDFAPIDSIVQTAGRCNRNQQKDKGTVNIIRLADDKKEYNKYIYDSISREVTYELIKDLETISEKDFGTIIDKYYDKILEKISKDSSKDIIKKLSKLEISNITNEFKLIEENVEKQDVFIDLNDYSHEIWNKYTEIYSSETSVIEKRYEFKKIKSEFRKYIISIDVKKLGTTPIEYNIGHIDRQDIERKYDEQIGFIPLDDEDAFII
- the cas5b gene encoding type I-B CRISPR-associated protein Cas5b, producing the protein MTKDVVVFDVWGDYAYFRRGYTTTSTISYPFPSRTTIAGFIAGILGYPRDSYHELFNEENSKIGIKIVNPIKKTRLNLNYVNTKESMHLFKIKSNGKRTQVPAEFLKDVKYRLYVSLDDKELMNKLYSFIRNHKSVYTPYLGITECLCNFEVVGDGLYNVEEIVGENVQIDSVLVKNNVNIHIEHDKKYGVVKSPGFMNNDRSVKLFIEYFYESNAKSILVDSCTYYKIGDDNVMLF
- the cas7b gene encoding type I-B CRISPR-associated protein Cas7/Csh2 — translated: MNRSELLFLYDLNDANPNGDPLDENKPRIDEETETNIVTDVRLKRTIRDYIDQKYDDDIFVKEKASSSGEGIQDAKMRAMDYLSKNEYDSMELAKNELSKNLLSTSIDVRLFGATIPLELKIKGKTKKQTSSLVYTGPVQFRMGRSLHKVELTHIKGTGAFASGDNKSQKTFREEYVLPYSLIAFYGVINEVAAEDTHLKEEDVDKLLDAMWNGTKNLITRSKFGQTPRLLLQIEYSEDYYFIGDLNNKISITHELDNDKEIRKIADVKIDVKNLLDNLEKSKDKINKIYYKIDENVSFDDNDNSSLVDKIKSYGIDVEELSL
- a CDS encoding TIGR02556 family CRISPR-associated protein, coding for MLNSMYEIGKYWIEKDNIDKISVLLDSNDLKKYSKSVLFVDLIKENENIRFDKVSLESFDEDKSYNYFYKKGSSRGTNITPTALITEVEKTFNNKFIKWFNDYQEDSLIENVYNELVDNSDFILSEVNRIYSSLETENKRNVILTIRFIVDDEYSYINEYDIFKEILFSKATDKYYKLGSKKSIGVSKCYLCDEEKEVYGLVPSAIKLTFGTGDKPGNVPEFNVQNQWKQSSICSDCALTLEAGKKYVDKYLKFSEYRLNYYIIPKIFFNQKEVFSELDYSFREYETKRHSEDLVSEEDDFQDIIKDLDDYVEFKYLYFESSNNSFNILGYVESVLPSWLRELYDQQEFVKKLPIFSEYALKENLGEKVVSNNFIDYLSDNSKFGFNKNNWYLALLRDFFPYDTANKYYLDLVVSIMGQQHINYDFLLSKMMHLIRSNWRNYDTQNFSMKINVYKSLMLLLLFDKLELFYGDEKMSLDNIDSENILDMINNPSKKACFLLGVLTKKVTNIQYNEISSTPFIKKLWELNLNYERVQKVYTMAVNKLREYDKAYPSIEEELTYNLLKSEDNWKLNKDETSYYFVLGFTIGNKIQLNKKEVDANE
- the cas6 gene encoding CRISPR-associated endoribonuclease Cas6, yielding MRLLIKFNPLCNEDYFIIGKYDIQGFIYSLIKDTEFGDYHDLKGFKFFTFSNIFPLGDFKLGEKKQLIISSPSSAFIKLLYHIISGMEVFRLNKFFMEIVSVNILKNSKMKRQIISGTPIVLYENNLDNRYYSFKSNMDFNFFFDRLSDNAVKKFNAYYDDEFVLNDSLFSSFEFNREVSVRMQIHHNKFIIIGSLWNLFEVEINQENRKFYNFLFDCGLGEKNSLGFGFVNNRR